Sequence from the Saccopteryx bilineata isolate mSacBil1 chromosome 6, mSacBil1_pri_phased_curated, whole genome shotgun sequence genome:
TTACACCAATGGGAGCTTTGAAAGTAATTTTGTGTCTGTTATTAGACCAGTTTTAGGACTGGTAACCCAACAGGGACTTACCAGAGTGGTCATGATAGCACTCAGCAATATAAAAGTAGTGTTTAAAATGTGCACATTGGTATGAACCAACAGGCACACACGTATCCTGCTACTGCAGCTGCGCCTGTTGATAGGTTATCCAATGACAACAGGATAGTCTCAATAAGACTTTAGAAGTATATGTGTAACTGTTTTTCATAATTGCTCTTTATATCGTGTGTTACCTGACAAGATAATTATTTAAGAAACACAGGAAATGCAGGAATGACTGCAGTACAGCAGTAATGGTGCACTTTTCACAATTTAAGTAGAATGTTTCATAATACTCCTAAAAcaatttttagggttttttttagggttttttttttgttctagaaAATGCGGGAAGTGTTTTCAGAAAGGTAAATATACAGTGATTTAATATACTATGAATGAAGGCAATGCATGGCCTTTCAATAAAGTTATTTGAAGATCACCCCCTCCCAAAAGAGTATTATGAAGCATTCtaaagtacttttaaaatcttaaactTAAATTCTTACAATGTAGATCTATTGGCCATTGGATAACAACTTCAACGTGTTTTATTAGGTCGctgaatataattaatataatataatataatatatgtatatatattaccaTAAAAAAGCCtaagagaaatattttcctttaaatgcTAAACATGTGTTCTCTTTCTGTTGAGTACTTGCTTGAAAAGAACGTCTTGGGAGATGATGGATTCTTGTTTTAAAAGTAGCTCCTTATATTCTGCAAGACAGGtggtgggagtgggggacagACTGAGTGGGGTCAAGTTCGGGGGGGCGGGCTGGGATTCGGATGGAACACTGTTTAACGTACCGCTCCTCATGTCTGGGGGCTTTTGTTCCAGTATCCACAGAAACCTctcattttatttcagatatttttttaaatgactagttGACAAAGTGCCATAAACTTTATACAAAGCGGCCTTACTGAGCAGCAATGCTCATGTCAGCAGTACCACACAGAGCACTCAATCACGGTGATCCCGGAATTTCAACCGAAGGAGAGGCCAAGGGTAGTCACGACTGAAGTGTCacgagagaagggagggaaggcggCGTCATACCTGAAGTGCTCCcggtgcgtgcgtgcgtgcgtgcgtttGAAGGAGAGGAGCGTGAAAGTTGTTTAATTGCTGCTAGTCTCCCGTGAACATGTTGCTCCCTTTGCCTCTCAAGTAACCAGTTCACCCAAAACTTTTGCGCAGCGAGGACCCGCACCTCCCGCGTCCCCGCTGGCTGGCCAGCCCGCCTCCCCCGCGCCGGGGCGTCCTGCGCCGGAGAGCAGGTCCCCGCTCGCTGAGGCGTCAGCTCTCACCCCCAGCGCGTCTCCGCAGCCCACTCGGACTGCAGCCGGTGCGCCGCCGGCCTCCCATTGCAGCAGCCGGGCCGGCGGGGAAGCCGAGGCCGCGGAGGACCGAGTCGGCATGGGGACGGCGGGCGCGGGCCGAGCTCGCCGCACAGGGAAACAGGCCGGCGAGGCGCAGggcgccaccgccgccgccgcggccgcCCGGCGGTTTCCAGGCACGCAACCCCGCCTCCAGGGCGCTCTCCCCGGCGCGCTCGCCCGGCCGCTCGCTGGCAGccccagccgccgccgccgcagcgcTTCACACAAAGGACTGCCACCCGCCGAGCGGCTCCTCCACCTCCGCGTCCTCCTCCTGTGACAGCAGCCCCGACAGCAGGGCTCGGGCGCGGCGGCGGCGCTGGGAGGACCTGTCACCCAGGCGGTGGcagtggctattttttttttccattttgctttaatttttttttttttttttgcccttgtaCCTCTTCGCCTTTCTGTGGTTCCACccacctcttccctcccttcctcctcctcctcttcctcctcccataAACAACTCTCCTGCACCCCcccaataagtaaataaaaggaggagggcaaggggggaggcggggtgggggagaggagagaggaacagGGAGGCAGAGCGAGGGAGCGCGGCAGAGTCCGAACCGACAGCGCGGAGCCCGCACGCGCCTCACACCATGAGATGGCGACGCGCCCCGCAGCGCTCCGGGGGTGCCGGCCCTCGGGCCCCGCGCCCCGggcccgcccgccgcccgccgccgccgccgccgccgccgctgctgccgctgctgctgctgctggggacCGCGGCCCTGGCGCCGGGGGCGGCCGCCGGCGACGAGGCGGCTCCCGCGGGGGCCTCGCTGTGCTACGCCTCCCCGCCCAGCGTGGGCTCGGTGCAGGAGCTGGCTCAGCGCGCCGCGGTGGTGATCGAGGGAAAGGTGCACCCGCCGCGGCGGCAGCAGGGGGCACTCGATAggcaggcggcggcggcggcggcgggcgagGCAGGGGCGTGGGGACGCGAGCGCCGGCCGCCAGCCGCCGGCCCGGGAGCGCTGGGGCCGCCCGCCCGGGACCCGCTGCCCCCCGCCAACGGGACCGTGCCCGCCCAGCCCGCCGCCCCGGCGCCCAGCGGCGGCCCCCCGGGGGACGAGGCGCCCTATCTGGTGAAGGTGCACCAGGTGTGGGCGGTGAAAGCCGGGGGCTTGAAGAAGGACTCGCTGCTCACCGTGCGCCTGGGCGCCTGGGGCCACCCCGCGGTCCCCTCCTGCGGGCGGCTCAAGGAGGACAGCCGCTACATCTTCTTCATGGAGCCCGACGCCAACAGCAGCAGCCGAGCGCCGGCCGCCTTCCGAGCATCTTTCCCCCCTCTCGAGACGGGTCGGAACCTCAAGAAGGAGGTCAGCAGGGTGCTGTGCAAGCGGTGCGGTAAGTCCCGCGCCCCTGGGGCGTGCTGCGGCCGGGCGGCGCGGGGAGGTGCGAGCGGGCCGCCGCGAGCGCGCGCCGGGGCTCGACGGCTGCGGGGCAGGTGCCGTCTGGCGAGTTAGTTCAGTCTCGGGCTGGTAGACTTATCTGTGCAAACCTCAGAGAAGGAGTTTTCGCCGATTTGATTCCACAGGCAGCACCTTCTCCAGTTTCCTGTTTTCTAGGCTTTGCCATGGGGAAAGAGCCCAAGTTTGGTCCTTGGTTAGGGACGCGTGAAACTTTTCATTCCCTTGGGGTTTTTTGTTCACCAGGCAGAAAGGAAATGGCGGGTTGCTTTCTCCTGAGCGCAGCACTGAACTTGGCTTTGGTTGGGAACTGCTGATTACAGGCTGCCGTGCTGTTGATTTTCTTTTGAAAGAGGAAAGATGAGTCCAATAGGATTTTAATGTCTTGCCTTCACTTTGGAGTCCCGAATGGTCAGTCTTGTGTCTGCGGAGGGCCATGGCGAGGAGAGGACAGCCCGCCGAGATTCCTCTGACTGTGGCAGTTTGGGGTGAACTCAGTGTCCGCCAGTTAGGTTCAGTCTGTACCTTGCGAATATGTGCATGTGAGAAGTACAGGGTTGGGGCTTTTTGGTGAACTCATCTCGAGCATTTTTGTTTTCACCATATTTTGGTTTGGAGTATATTTTTGGCACTTGAGTGAATCAGAACAGACGAATGCAATTATGGGGCTTCACGTATAGGCCCTGAAGAATTTTAGCAGATAAGTTGAGCACTGGATCTCCCAGACCTTTTCGGATTTACCACCGAAAAGCATTCTTTTTATAGCTCATTAAATTGACCAGGTGTGAGAAATTACCTGATAATCTAATTACATTTCTGAGGTGGCAtgccatttataaaataatttccagGTTCTAAATAGCTGTATAATTTTCTGATTATCGCACAATCACTAAAACGTAGCAGGGTCTCTTCTCGAACCATAAATTAACATGATGACACATCACAAATTCTAATATGCATAACAGCTTTTTCCTGGGTCTTTATGTATCTGTCTAAGAGATGGTTGGGCTAATTGAATCTTTACAAAACTCACCATCATTCCTTGGTCAGTCTGCCTGAGATGCAAAGTGTGTCAGTTCTTTTGAATCTGTATCTGGGATGGCCAATTATTGAAATTTGTGGTTAGCATGTGTGGTAATTATATCCTGCAGTTAATTAATATCTAATAACTTGGTTTTACTGACAGGAAACAGCATTGTTCATCCACCATTTCCTTATCTTAATAGTGCACTTTGGGTGCCAGAGACTTGTTAAGACTGCACCATTCTGTGGACAAGAAGCTGTTCTCAGGCAGTGGTGCTGAAGAAAGCTGAGTGACGTTGGGATTCCCTGGGTCTGGCTGGGAGATGTCACTGTGAAACATGGGGAATGCTCTGTTGGGAGTTGTCTTATTAGGAAACACACAAGTTCCACATATACTGCAGCATATGTTATTCTGTTAGAGGGTCTTgaaacaaaacctttttttttttaacccttgcTATCGTCCAATCTTGacattatattatatgtaattCAGGATGGATTTTGCCTTTAGCCCAAACCATCTGAGTTGCGAATTATTAACTGTACGTAGCGGAAAGTTAATGTAAAGGAGACTGTAGTTAGCAATGATGCTTAGAATTGGGGGGTGTTACTAGATTAGCAAATGTTGACTTTGTTTGCCCTTTAACCAGGAATAAATGCTGAGCTTCATGGGTCAAGTTCTTATAAGCGCCTAGAGGATGTTTGGAAATGGAAAAATCATGTTGTCTGGAGTAATTCTATCCTATTTTTGTGCCTCTAATGCAAAAAGGCTTTACTGAAGGTAGTTTTGCCCTTTTGTGTGCCAGTCAAACAAAATACATAGTTGTAAGTTGTGGCATGCTATACAGaacagggttttctttttctttttttcaatgaacTGGAAATCTCCCTGTGTAATTGAGTAGATTAGGGAACCATGAAGTTAGTGCTCTAGATTTGTGTAATTATTGTGTATGTTTGGTGATTTTAGTATTATTACTTTAAAGTAGGATATTACTTGATACCTTAATTAATAGATGTAGCTAAAGACTAACTGAAATTGTGCTAAaagtttctcttgcatttttATAGACATAGTAGTTATTGCAACATTGTAGGATACAAGTAAATGAGCTCTTTTATAtaatgtaaacacagtaaatctGTACTTGAAATGTTGGGTGTAAAAGTGTGTGAGAACTTGCGCATTTATCCGGTTATGTGGTCACAGTTAACAATGTCATTCAGAACCTACCAGGCAAAGGAACATAAACaattgggagaaaaaaattacagagagAATTGGGGCTGATTTGTCCTGGTTAAACTGCTTCCGGAGTGCTTTTGGTCAGATTTCAAGGACAGTGATGGAGCAGAGGCCTCTTATCCAACAACAGGAGGTGCCCTGGGGGCGTGATGGTTGGGTTCCTGCCCGAGCCCTGGCATAAGGCTGGAGAGGGAATATGGCAAAGTCATTTTGCCATCTCATACCCTGGGGAACGGTTTCCAGCTCTCCTGCGTTCAGCTGCAGTGTTGTTTTCTACAAGTTGCTCACATGCAACAGATTAGCTTCAGCAGTGAGCTAATAGAAGTCTTCCctgaggtttttattttcttcgtcttcttttttcccctgaagctaaACTCCTGAgtagtgtctttaaaaaaaaaaaaaaaaaaaaaagctcttttctgaaaattggaccatttgaaacagaaaatgtttagtgTATTTTGGAAGACAACACAGAATTTCATAGATTGTTTGCTTTATACTTAAAGTTTGTAAATTACACGCCCTTTACAGCTATTTACAGTCCTGACAGCCTTTGTCTTCTCTCTTATTcactgaagaaattgaaaaaaaatatttctaggttTTATATTTATCATACTGCAAAATAATTTGCTgttcaattgtatttctattactCAAGCAAATCATTGTTTGAAGggctttgtttttagtttttagagcCTTGCCTTTGTTCTAAGCAGAAGCTAATTTCCAAAAAGGAGTAAGAATACTGATGTTGAATAACATCTATAATTGGTCCATACAAGATTTGCATATCAGTTGTGTTCTTACAAGCCAATCTAAATATTTGGTATATCATATAATAGTGAATGTATTGATAATGTAAACatgtttatcaaatatttacGGTAAGTAGCACTGCTTTTTTCTAGTAGTCTCGATAACTATTTAATAAAGTGTGCTGACCTTATAGTgttatgaaaatgagaaaaatgcaatAGGGATTTTCCAGCCAGCATTGAAGAAAATTATTCTCAGTAAAAGCTATATTAAGGGAGTAGCAATAGGAATAGATACTGCTTGACTGGTTATATTTCATAAATAcacaagtaaatttaatttccCAAGTGTTTGTGACTGCtctctttaaaatgtataaatctaaaaaaagtataaatcttACTTTCAAAaatctatactatatataaaacacttttttCTGTTGAGTAGAGAAActctgttttttaatatttatgttaaaaaatgaaagcaagatAAGTCATTTGGGAAAACAaccccttaaaataaaaaatacatatatctttaaaggagaatttaaatatttgaattagaatattttataagTACTAAGGGATAGTTCTTATCCATTGTGGAAGATCCACAAATCCTCCGAATCTAGGGAATGTCTTACCATATGTCTTAATATATTAGGTTAAGACTGGGAAGCTTAAACAGCACTGAGGGTCAAAACAATGAGCTATGTTCCTGCTGGCCTATATATTTATAGCAAATGAGAGCAAAAGACGTGATTGGGCAGGTCAATGCTCTTGTAATCTAGTCATTGTTCAGAAAATCTTCTTTGCTTTGATGTCCAttttcctgtattttcttaattacaaATGTAACAtcttttaaaacctatttttttttaaaattttggtgtcAATTTATGAACTGGCCAGATGTCCTAACATCTTTAAACCCTCATCTATCCTCAGTACTTTGCAATACTTGGAGTTTTGTTTCGTTGTTTTTGAAGTGCTCAAATGATACGAAAAAATTATCTCTATAGATAGCTCTGGGTGAATGAGTATTTTGCTTAGCCTTATAGAAATAAGtgataataatgaaaacaaaaagtatataaTGAGTGGCAGTGGTAGGGATTCACTGATTTTTATATTCCTTGGAAGTCTGTAATGAAAAAAGTATATAATGGAAACAGAAGGTAAAAATTTAGGGTTCTTACTGACTCATGCAGTTTGTTACCAAAAATAATAGTGTAAAATGCCTTAGTCAAAATTTTCATAAGAAagtgaaaagtaatttttaacgttcttatttttaaataactgaagTGGCTATTGTGGACAGTTTTCTATCCATATATGAATGCTCTAAATTTGTGCATGCCTATGATACTTTGTGCTTTTATATTATCAtacaataacttaaaaataaagtaacattttGAATGATTGTATGACCTAACTACTCTCTCTAGGATCAGTCACTTTTTAGTACTTGAACTGATTACTGATATGTATATTCTGTCATACTTTTACATCTGAAGTCGAATTATTTGAGAGTTTACAGAATACAGACTGAAGTCTTGCTCGGTTGAGCTCAGTACATTCCGGAGCCTGTGTTTCTGTATTGTTGAGTGTGTGTGAGGCAACTTTGTTTCTGAAGCTTGCTTCCTGGCCTCCACCCCCAAATGATACAAAGACATTTTGATGAAGTTGGACACAGATCCAATTGATAGGAAACAATTGCTCCCAAAATAGACTTGCCATCTAGGAATCCTAGAGAGAGATGCAAAAGTGgtcatttattactattatttgttgtttttcaagAGAaccagcgtgtgtgtgtgtgtgtgtgtgtgtgtgtgtgtgtgtatttattttttcctatggcAAATAGTTTCCTTGGAAACTATATCCTATCCTTTGTTCACCCCATTAGAACCTAGtaaagtttatttatattttttccataataagtaacaaaacaaagagaagcaCTTGAGTTCACCTGCAGCTTGAATGGTACGTGGGAGATGGTCCTGTCAGTTCCTAACTCAGACTTCATAGGTGTTTGCCCTTCCTATCTCCGTATGAGGCGACCTCAGAGAAATGCTTAGGTAAGTGTGAGTGGACTCATGGGTGGATCTTTGTAAGAGACCAAAGTGGAGGATTGCTGTTCATTATCACGCTAGCTAACCCTTCTTTTGACGTGTTGGAATTAAGCTGTGTGGGTTCAA
This genomic interval carries:
- the NRG1 gene encoding pro-neuregulin-1, membrane-bound isoform isoform X9 encodes the protein MRWRRAPQRSGGAGPRAPRPGPARRPPPPPPPPLLPLLLLLGTAALAPGAAAGDEAAPAGASLCYASPPSVGSVQELAQRAAVVIEGKVHPPRRQQGALDRQAAAAAAGEAGAWGRERRPPAAGPGALGPPARDPLPPANGTVPAQPAAPAPSGGPPGDEAPYLVKVHQVWAVKAGGLKKDSLLTVRLGAWGHPAVPSCGRLKEDSRYIFFMEPDANSSSRAPAAFRASFPPLETGRNLKKEVSRVLCKRCVLPLRLKEMKSQESAAGSKLVLRCETISEYSSLRFKWFKNGNELNRKNKPQNIKIQKKPGKSELRINKASLADSGEYRCQVISKLGNDSASANITIVESNATSTSTTGTSHLVKCAEKEKTFCVNGGECFMVKDLSNPSRYLCKCPNEFTGDRCQNYVMASFYSTSTPFLSLPE